The following proteins are encoded in a genomic region of Synechococcus sp. ROS8604:
- a CDS encoding RNA-binding protein, which yields MSIFVGNLPFRAEQEDIIELFSTYGEVTNCALPLERDTGRKRGFAFVEMSDEAAEASAIEALQGAELMGRPLRINKAEPRGSAPRRDFGGGGGNYGGGGGGERRSGASGWEDRSYGSGAPPAGGSAYDDGRTRRRRGGANDNSGYGGAEG from the coding sequence GTGAGCATTTTTGTCGGCAATCTTCCGTTCCGCGCTGAGCAGGAAGACATCATTGAATTGTTTTCCACCTATGGAGAGGTCACGAATTGTGCCCTCCCCCTAGAGCGCGACACCGGTCGCAAACGCGGCTTTGCATTTGTCGAAATGAGCGACGAAGCGGCCGAAGCATCTGCCATCGAGGCGCTTCAAGGTGCTGAATTGATGGGTCGTCCCCTGCGCATCAACAAAGCAGAGCCTCGTGGCAGTGCCCCCCGTCGCGATTTTGGTGGTGGCGGTGGCAACTACGGCGGTGGTGGCGGTGGTGAGCGTCGCTCTGGTGCGAGTGGCTGGGAAGATCGCAGCTATGGCAGTGGAGCTCCTCCAGCTGGCGGCAGTGCCTACGACGATGGCCGTACCCGTCGTCGCCGTGGCGGAGCTAACGACAACAGTGGATATGGCGGCGCCGAAGGCTGA
- the dusA gene encoding tRNA dihydrouridine(20/20a) synthase DusA, with translation MDSLQKPDREPAWRFSVAPMLDCTDRHFRMLMRQISKQSLLYSEMVVAQALHHSKRRERLLDFDPEEHPLALQVGGDDPVVLADAARMAADWGYDEINLNVGCPSPRVQAGNFGACLMAEPQTVARCVEAMVAASSLPVTVKHRVGIDDLDSDDLLRQFVDQVAEAGALRFSVHARKAWLEGLDPKQNRTIPALQHDRVIALKESRPDLTIELNGGLDTPEDCLKALKHCDGAMVGRAAYAHPLRWRDIDSLIYGAVPRQVLASDVVLGLIPHAERHLQRGGRLWDLCRHLVQVVEAVPGARNWRNNLSSKAQKAGAGVEIIEAAAQELLDAGL, from the coding sequence ATGGATTCCCTCCAAAAACCTGATCGGGAACCCGCCTGGCGCTTCAGTGTGGCGCCCATGCTGGATTGCACGGATCGGCATTTCCGCATGCTGATGCGCCAAATCAGCAAACAAAGCCTGCTGTACAGCGAAATGGTGGTAGCCCAAGCTCTCCACCACAGCAAGCGCCGTGAACGGCTGCTCGACTTTGACCCCGAGGAACATCCCCTAGCGCTGCAGGTGGGAGGCGATGATCCTGTAGTACTGGCCGACGCCGCCCGGATGGCAGCTGATTGGGGGTACGACGAGATCAACCTCAATGTGGGCTGCCCGAGTCCAAGGGTGCAAGCCGGGAATTTTGGAGCTTGTTTGATGGCAGAGCCGCAAACCGTGGCGCGTTGTGTGGAGGCCATGGTGGCGGCATCATCGCTTCCAGTCACCGTGAAACATCGCGTTGGTATTGATGATCTCGACAGTGATGACCTGCTCAGACAGTTTGTTGACCAAGTGGCTGAAGCCGGAGCCTTACGCTTTTCCGTACATGCCCGCAAGGCATGGCTGGAAGGATTAGATCCCAAGCAAAACCGCACGATTCCTGCTCTTCAGCATGATCGCGTGATTGCTTTAAAGGAATCCAGACCCGATCTCACCATTGAATTGAATGGTGGCCTCGATACCCCTGAGGATTGCCTCAAGGCCTTAAAGCACTGCGATGGGGCGATGGTCGGACGGGCTGCTTATGCCCACCCACTGCGCTGGCGCGATATCGACAGCTTGATCTACGGCGCGGTGCCACGCCAAGTGTTGGCCTCCGATGTCGTGCTTGGGCTGATTCCCCATGCCGAACGTCATCTTCAGCGAGGAGGAAGACTGTGGGATCTATGCCGGCATCTCGTCCAGGTTGTGGAAGCAGTCCCAGGAGCCAGGAATTGGCGGAACAACCTCAGCAGCAAAGCGCAAAAAGCTGGTGCTGGAGTTGAAATCATTGAGGCTGCAGCTCAGGAGCTGCTCGATGCCGGGCTCTAA
- the msrB gene encoding peptide-methionine (R)-S-oxide reductase MsrB: MGTSMQSWLLSRRSMLLASIAGLIGVMKVPEQVLAASKAGESAWDLSDGEWKKRLSPEAYQVLRQEGTERPFTSPFNNEKREGMYHCAGCDLPLFASTAKFDSGTGWPSFWEPLPGGVDTKVDFKLILPRTEYHCSRCGGHQGHVFNDGPRPTGKRYCNNGVALRFQPTA; the protein is encoded by the coding sequence ATGGGTACTTCGATGCAAAGTTGGTTGTTAAGCCGTCGGTCGATGCTTCTCGCTTCGATTGCTGGGCTGATTGGTGTCATGAAAGTGCCAGAACAGGTTTTGGCGGCTTCTAAGGCTGGTGAATCCGCCTGGGATCTCAGCGATGGCGAATGGAAGAAGCGTCTCTCGCCTGAGGCGTATCAGGTGTTGCGTCAGGAAGGCACCGAACGCCCCTTCACCAGTCCTTTTAATAACGAAAAACGAGAAGGCATGTACCACTGCGCCGGTTGCGACCTGCCCTTGTTTGCTTCCACCGCCAAGTTTGATAGCGGTACCGGTTGGCCCAGTTTTTGGGAGCCGCTTCCGGGCGGTGTGGATACAAAAGTAGATTTCAAATTAATTCTTCCTCGCACTGAATATCACTGCAGCCGCTGCGGTGGGCATCAGGGCCATGTTTTTAATGACGGTCCCCGACCGACGGGTAAGCGCTACTGCAACAACGGAGTCGCCCTGCGTTTCCAACCCACAGCATGA